A single window of Granulicella sibirica DNA harbors:
- the fabF gene encoding beta-ketoacyl-ACP synthase II, translating into MGQIRRRVVVTGVGLVSPVGIGTEETWRRLLAGESGIERITLFDPTGFACQVAGEVKGFEPEKYVDKKDIKKTGRFIQFALAATQFAMAQSGLVMEAEDAERVGVYVGSGIGAFEVIEREHEKLMTGGPGRVSPFFITATIANLAAGQISIRYGATGPNLAHATACTTGAHAIGESFRVIERGDADVMIAGGSEAAVTPLSIAGFAAMRALSTRNDDPATASRPWDAGRDGFVAGEGAGVLVLEELEHAKARGATILAEIMGYAANSDAFHTNAPPEDGRGVRRVMQMALADAELEPSKISYLNAHATSTPLGDRAEAKAIVETFGEHAKDLWVSSTKSMTGHLLGGAGSLEAGILVMALRDQVAPPTTNLVDVDPSCEFGLVRDKGMPLAMEYAMTNSFGFGGTNASIVMRRWSEEIA; encoded by the coding sequence ATGGGACAGATACGGCGGCGAGTGGTAGTGACCGGGGTGGGGCTGGTGAGCCCGGTGGGGATTGGGACCGAGGAGACGTGGCGAAGGCTGCTTGCCGGAGAGTCGGGCATTGAGCGGATTACGCTCTTCGATCCGACGGGATTCGCGTGCCAGGTTGCGGGTGAGGTGAAGGGGTTCGAGCCGGAGAAGTACGTCGACAAGAAGGACATCAAGAAGACGGGGCGGTTCATCCAGTTCGCGCTGGCTGCGACGCAGTTTGCGATGGCGCAGTCAGGTCTGGTGATGGAGGCGGAAGACGCGGAGCGGGTCGGGGTGTACGTGGGGAGTGGGATTGGGGCGTTCGAGGTGATCGAGCGGGAGCACGAGAAGTTGATGACGGGTGGGCCAGGGAGGGTGTCGCCGTTCTTTATTACGGCTACCATCGCGAACCTGGCGGCGGGGCAGATCTCGATACGGTATGGGGCGACGGGGCCGAACCTGGCACATGCGACGGCTTGTACGACGGGGGCGCATGCGATCGGCGAGTCGTTTCGGGTGATCGAGCGCGGGGATGCGGATGTAATGATCGCGGGAGGGAGCGAGGCGGCCGTGACCCCGCTGTCGATCGCGGGATTCGCGGCGATGCGGGCGTTGTCGACGAGGAACGACGATCCGGCGACGGCTTCGCGGCCGTGGGATGCGGGCCGGGACGGGTTTGTGGCGGGTGAGGGCGCGGGAGTCCTAGTCCTCGAGGAGCTGGAGCATGCGAAGGCGCGAGGGGCGACGATCCTGGCGGAGATCATGGGCTATGCGGCGAACTCGGATGCGTTCCATACAAACGCTCCGCCGGAGGATGGGCGCGGAGTGCGGCGTGTGATGCAGATGGCGTTGGCGGATGCAGAGCTCGAGCCGTCGAAGATCAGCTATTTGAATGCGCATGCGACCTCGACGCCACTGGGGGATCGGGCGGAGGCGAAGGCTATCGTCGAGACCTTTGGGGAGCATGCGAAGGATTTGTGGGTGAGTTCGACGAAGTCGATGACGGGGCATCTGCTGGGCGGCGCGGGGAGCCTGGAAGCGGGAATCCTGGTGATGGCGCTGCGGGACCAGGTGGCGCCGCCTACGACGAATCTGGTGGATGTCGATCCGTCTTGTGAGTTCGGGCTGGTGCGGGATAAGGGTATGCCGCTGGCGATGGAGTATGCGATGACAAACTCATTCGGGTTTGGGGGGACGAACGCCTCAATCGTGATGCGGCGGTGGAGCGAAGAGATCGCCTGA
- a CDS encoding bifunctional helix-turn-helix transcriptional regulator/GNAT family N-acetyltransferase has protein sequence MQTSLVEQVRRFNRFYTREIGLLTEHLPGSEFTLAEARVLYELAQVKEQTAAGIIRSLNMDKAHVSRIVTRFRRAGLLKCRVSPEHGKHKLLSLTAAGRKAFQTLNDGTEAQIEGLVTPLSGSDRERLARGMREIERLLKARPAAREDVRFRPLKVGDLGWIAHRQAVLYAKEYGWDWGYEGLVSQILGDFVAHFDAAREDAWIAELDEEVVGSVFLMRTDDVQVGKLRLLYVDPAARGQGVGSGLVRWCIERARELGYGKLLLWTNDVLVSARKIYQAAGFKLIAEDRHHSFGKDLVGQTWALDLG, from the coding sequence ATGCAGACCTCGCTGGTGGAACAGGTAAGGCGGTTCAATCGTTTCTACACGCGAGAAATCGGCCTGCTGACCGAGCACCTGCCTGGCAGCGAGTTTACGCTGGCTGAGGCGCGGGTGCTCTACGAACTGGCTCAAGTGAAAGAGCAGACGGCTGCCGGGATCATCCGCAGCTTGAATATGGACAAGGCGCACGTGAGCCGGATCGTCACTCGTTTTCGGCGGGCCGGGTTGTTGAAGTGCCGGGTGAGTCCGGAGCATGGGAAGCACAAGCTGTTGTCGCTGACGGCGGCTGGCAGGAAGGCGTTCCAGACGCTGAACGACGGGACAGAGGCTCAGATTGAGGGGCTGGTGACGCCGCTCTCCGGATCGGATCGCGAACGACTGGCGAGGGGCATGCGGGAGATCGAGCGGCTGCTGAAGGCGAGGCCGGCGGCCAGGGAGGACGTGCGGTTTCGGCCCTTGAAGGTGGGAGACCTGGGGTGGATTGCCCATCGGCAGGCGGTTCTCTATGCGAAGGAGTACGGGTGGGACTGGGGCTATGAAGGGCTGGTCTCGCAGATCCTGGGGGATTTCGTCGCTCATTTCGACGCTGCACGGGAGGATGCGTGGATCGCTGAGCTGGATGAAGAGGTGGTCGGGTCGGTGTTTCTGATGAGGACGGACGATGTGCAGGTTGGGAAGCTCCGGTTGCTGTATGTCGATCCGGCGGCGCGTGGGCAGGGCGTGGGCTCGGGGCTGGTGAGGTGGTGCATCGAGCGGGCGCGGGAGTTAGGGTACGGAAAGCTTTTGCTCTGGACGAACGATGTGCTGGTGTCGGCGCGGAAGATCTACCAGGCGGCCGGGTTCAAGCTCATCGCGGAGGATCGGCATCACTCGTTTGGGAAGGACCTTGTGGGGCAGACGTGGGCGCTTGATCTGGGCTGA
- a CDS encoding NHLP family bacteriocin export ABC transporter peptidase/permease/ATPase subunit, producing the protein MKTPTILQMESVECGAASLSMILAYYGRWVPLERLRSDCGVSRDGSKASNILRAARAHGLIAKGFKKEIDQVKEMKLPVIAFWNFNHFLVIDGFAKDETFLNDPGIGRRNVDPWEFEESFTGVVLTFEPGPDFRKEGGPPSIVAALRKRMNGASTPLLFLLLASLVGVIPGMANAAYSRVFLDNILLGGMWNWMRPLALVMTGTTLLMLMLGLLSGWVTLKFQMRMAISESAKYFWHTLRLPMDFFSQRYGAEIGARVAINETVSTAIATQLTGGALNVLMVMFYAAVMFKYDVLLTCLGIAMAICNVGILRYLSKRRIDQSRKLLQASGKLMGTSMIGLQSIETIKAGGTESDFFAKWAGFQARVVSLEQELGSSTLMLGSIPLLLAGLNSTALLCLGGLRVMDGGLTIGMLITFQALMTSFTTPVSGLMALGTQYQVMQTQINRLDDVMDNPVDELACASDPETEVRAAASAHKLTGRLELRDVVFGYSRLEAPLLNGFNFALAPGQRIALVGGSGSGKSTVARIVAGLNKAWSGEILFDGKPRSEHGRIVICNSVACVDQDIALFDGTIRENITMWDETMDDARVVQAAKDACIHDFITSLKGDYDYRVEEGGRNFSGGQRQRLEIARALVTGPSILVLDEATSALDPMTEKMVMDNFRRLGCACLIVAHRLSTIRDCDEIIVLERGAIQQRGTHEEMLQQAGPYAKLIHVEDRLVPEEALVSAT; encoded by the coding sequence GTGAAGACGCCGACCATCCTGCAGATGGAGTCGGTGGAGTGCGGCGCTGCGTCGCTTTCGATGATCCTTGCTTACTACGGCAGATGGGTGCCGTTGGAGAGACTGCGTTCGGACTGCGGCGTCTCGCGCGATGGGAGCAAGGCAAGCAATATCCTGCGGGCGGCGCGGGCGCATGGGCTGATTGCCAAGGGCTTCAAGAAGGAGATCGATCAGGTCAAGGAGATGAAGCTCCCGGTGATCGCGTTTTGGAACTTCAATCACTTCCTCGTGATCGATGGGTTCGCGAAGGATGAGACGTTCCTGAACGATCCGGGAATCGGACGGAGGAACGTCGATCCATGGGAGTTTGAGGAGTCTTTTACAGGGGTGGTGCTCACGTTCGAGCCTGGTCCTGACTTCAGGAAGGAAGGCGGTCCGCCGTCGATCGTTGCTGCCCTGCGCAAGCGCATGAACGGCGCTTCGACTCCTCTGCTATTTCTTCTGCTGGCCAGTCTTGTCGGAGTAATACCGGGCATGGCGAATGCGGCTTACTCGCGCGTCTTTCTCGATAACATCCTGCTGGGCGGCATGTGGAACTGGATGAGGCCGCTGGCGCTTGTGATGACGGGCACCACGCTGCTGATGCTGATGCTTGGGCTGCTGAGCGGATGGGTGACGTTGAAGTTCCAGATGAGAATGGCGATCAGCGAATCGGCCAAGTACTTCTGGCATACGCTGCGGCTGCCGATGGACTTCTTCTCGCAGCGCTATGGGGCGGAGATCGGGGCGCGTGTCGCGATCAATGAGACGGTCTCGACTGCGATTGCGACACAGTTGACCGGTGGCGCGTTGAACGTGCTGATGGTGATGTTCTATGCCGCAGTGATGTTCAAGTACGATGTTCTGCTAACTTGCCTTGGCATCGCGATGGCGATCTGCAACGTGGGCATCCTGCGCTATCTCTCGAAGCGGCGCATCGACCAGAGCCGCAAGCTGCTGCAGGCATCGGGCAAGCTGATGGGGACCTCGATGATCGGGTTGCAGAGCATCGAGACGATCAAGGCGGGGGGGACGGAATCGGATTTCTTTGCCAAGTGGGCGGGCTTCCAGGCGCGCGTTGTCAGTCTCGAGCAGGAGCTTGGGTCGTCGACGCTGATGCTTGGGTCGATCCCGCTTCTTCTTGCCGGGCTCAACAGCACGGCGTTGCTTTGCCTTGGCGGGTTGCGGGTGATGGATGGCGGGCTGACGATCGGCATGCTGATCACGTTCCAGGCGTTGATGACGAGCTTCACAACGCCGGTGAGCGGATTGATGGCGCTGGGGACGCAGTACCAGGTGATGCAGACGCAGATCAATCGGCTCGATGATGTGATGGACAACCCGGTCGATGAGCTTGCGTGCGCGAGCGACCCGGAGACCGAGGTACGGGCCGCTGCCTCGGCGCATAAGCTTACGGGACGGCTTGAGTTGCGCGACGTTGTGTTTGGGTACAGCCGGCTGGAGGCGCCACTTCTGAACGGCTTCAACTTTGCGCTTGCTCCGGGACAACGGATAGCGCTTGTTGGTGGATCGGGTAGCGGTAAGTCGACCGTGGCGCGGATCGTCGCGGGACTCAACAAGGCATGGAGTGGGGAGATCCTGTTCGACGGCAAGCCGCGCAGTGAGCATGGACGCATTGTGATTTGTAACTCGGTTGCTTGCGTCGATCAGGACATCGCGCTCTTCGATGGAACGATCCGCGAGAACATTACCATGTGGGACGAGACCATGGATGATGCTCGAGTGGTGCAGGCTGCCAAGGACGCATGCATCCACGACTTCATCACGTCGCTGAAGGGCGACTACGACTACAGGGTGGAAGAAGGCGGCCGGAACTTCAGCGGCGGGCAGCGACAGCGGCTTGAGATAGCGCGGGCGCTTGTGACCGGACCCAGTATCCTTGTACTGGATGAGGCGACGAGCGCGCTTGATCCGATGACCGAGAAGATGGTGATGGATAACTTCCGCCGTCTTGGTTGCGCTTGCCTGATTGTCGCGCATCGGCTGAGTACGATTCGTGATTGCGACGAGATCATTGTGCTCGAACGTGGGGCGATTCAGCAGCGTGGCACGCACGAAGAGATGCTGCAGCAGGCTGGGCCTTACGCGAAGCTCATTCATGTTGAGGACAGGCTCGTGCCGGAAGAGGCGTTGGTGTCTGCCACATGA
- a CDS encoding TolC family protein, with product MQHLRRAAGWASNALVAIGLGVLAVRAGAQGNEQGNQAPAGPAHAALSPATGLSLLDVLQASLAKNPQLKIATYTVAAQSGVVRTAKGQFDWTLAANGSQQHAYTPLTPVLASEYGVPGGSGVDSIVANTSTVSASAAKEFRNGISVSPSLEATRSTDNVLTQDGINESHVGLAVTLPVLRNRGRSVVDAQETSARQVLEATRMDLSQLVSDTLATAASRYWNFVAADATLAVYKASEARGSDLLNGTETLVKADRLPANDLNQVRANLADRIASRTAAEQSLLQARQQLVLVMGLGPDQILSLPAPAQDIPDATAPYDASRLAGYLQLANTKRADVLAARLRRDANRTLENAAVNQLKPQLDVSSSVGYTGLREGTNVLDYPRSVGNSPKGADVTVGITYSQSPANNAARGRLETAMATTRQSDVTLSETARTAATAVVVAYEGVRSTTMQLQRAHEAVRYYQAALDGEKEKYRLGLNSLVDVLTVEDRLTTGVLAEVNARLAYALALVTLRQSTGTIVQAGQDVQQVDPLLFSSLP from the coding sequence ATGCAGCATTTACGGCGGGCTGCCGGATGGGCCTCGAACGCGCTCGTCGCCATTGGGTTGGGTGTGTTGGCGGTGCGTGCGGGGGCGCAGGGGAATGAGCAGGGGAACCAGGCTCCGGCGGGTCCGGCGCATGCGGCGTTGAGTCCGGCGACGGGGCTGTCGTTGCTGGATGTGCTGCAGGCATCGCTCGCGAAGAATCCGCAGTTGAAGATTGCTACTTACACCGTGGCTGCGCAATCCGGTGTGGTGCGTACGGCAAAGGGGCAGTTCGACTGGACGCTCGCCGCGAATGGTTCGCAGCAACATGCGTATACACCGCTGACTCCGGTGCTTGCTTCGGAGTACGGCGTGCCTGGAGGGTCTGGGGTCGACTCCATCGTGGCGAATACATCGACCGTGTCGGCGTCGGCGGCGAAGGAGTTTCGCAACGGCATCAGTGTTTCCCCGTCGCTTGAGGCGACGCGGAGTACGGATAATGTCCTGACACAGGATGGGATCAACGAATCGCATGTGGGGCTGGCTGTTACGCTGCCGGTACTGAGAAACCGCGGACGCAGCGTTGTGGATGCGCAGGAGACTTCGGCGCGGCAGGTGCTTGAGGCGACTCGGATGGACCTTAGCCAATTGGTCTCCGATACGCTGGCTACGGCGGCATCGCGCTACTGGAACTTTGTTGCGGCGGACGCCACGCTTGCGGTTTACAAGGCGTCCGAGGCTCGGGGGAGCGATCTTCTGAATGGGACGGAGACGCTGGTAAAGGCGGATCGTCTGCCCGCGAATGATTTGAACCAGGTGCGGGCCAACCTCGCCGATCGCATCGCGAGCCGCACCGCCGCGGAGCAGAGTTTGCTGCAGGCGAGGCAGCAGCTTGTGCTGGTGATGGGGCTTGGTCCGGATCAGATTCTTTCGCTTCCGGCTCCCGCGCAGGATATTCCGGACGCGACTGCGCCGTATGATGCGTCGCGGCTGGCGGGCTATTTACAACTGGCGAATACGAAGCGAGCCGATGTGCTGGCTGCGCGACTTCGGCGGGACGCGAACCGGACGCTTGAAAATGCGGCGGTGAATCAGCTTAAGCCGCAGCTCGATGTTTCATCGTCCGTGGGGTATACGGGCTTGCGTGAAGGCACGAATGTTCTGGACTATCCGCGCTCGGTCGGGAATTCGCCGAAGGGCGCGGATGTAACCGTGGGGATTACGTATAGCCAGAGCCCGGCCAACAATGCCGCGCGTGGGCGGCTTGAGACGGCCATGGCTACTACGCGGCAGAGTGACGTTACGCTTTCCGAGACGGCGCGTACAGCGGCTACGGCGGTGGTGGTGGCGTATGAAGGGGTTCGGAGCACGACCATGCAACTTCAACGGGCGCACGAGGCGGTGCGGTACTATCAGGCGGCGCTCGATGGCGAAAAGGAGAAGTATCGTCTTGGGCTCAACTCGCTGGTGGATGTGCTGACGGTGGAAGACCGGCTTACTACCGGCGTTCTTGCAGAGGTCAACGCACGTCTTGCTTATGCGCTTGCGCTTGTAACGTTGCGTCAGTCGACCGGCACCATCGTGCAGGCCGGCCAGGATGTCCAACAGGTGGACCCACTTTTGTTTTCCTCACTCCCATAG
- a CDS encoding NHLP bacteriocin system secretion protein, with product MSSTESMNSKMYRKAALERLASPDDLDRMLTVTSARQWLVLLGLLGFVATAAAWSFVARLPTKAAGEGILIGQGGVVNVVTTGAGTITDFKLKIGDRVHAGEVVATISQPEIMTSIRQTQNRLEEARVDAGRAVHLQGESTRLQIAALDRQRTTVEGDIKQGINLVKLAEEQVPVEERLLERGLQTRQQLIAAQQKVVELQSTVEKNKAQLVAIDAERYGLEAQPETSRRDARLRVEELERQLQTLEQQKTLSTQVTSPFDGEVVELKVYEGSEAVAGTPVLSLQPAIGQLEVVAFVPTGDAKRITAGMAAQVSPTTVKREEVGYLRGRVTYVSDFPTTDAAAMRTFENQSLVNALKTQGVANEVRVVLEKADNTSGYAWSSKKTPNQIISSGTLCSVEVVTRERRPIELVMPFLKSFFNPD from the coding sequence ATGAGTTCGACCGAGTCGATGAACTCGAAGATGTACCGGAAGGCGGCACTGGAGCGCCTTGCTTCTCCGGATGACCTTGACCGCATGCTCACGGTGACGAGCGCGCGGCAGTGGCTTGTTCTGCTTGGGCTGCTTGGCTTCGTGGCGACGGCCGCGGCGTGGTCGTTCGTCGCGCGGCTTCCGACCAAGGCGGCGGGCGAAGGCATCCTCATCGGGCAGGGAGGCGTGGTGAATGTTGTGACGACCGGCGCAGGGACGATTACTGATTTCAAGCTGAAGATCGGGGATCGTGTGCATGCGGGTGAGGTGGTCGCGACGATCTCGCAGCCAGAGATCATGACGAGTATCCGGCAGACGCAGAATCGGCTGGAAGAGGCGCGCGTCGATGCTGGGCGCGCCGTGCATCTTCAAGGCGAATCGACGCGGCTGCAGATCGCGGCGCTCGACCGGCAACGGACTACGGTCGAAGGAGATATCAAGCAGGGGATCAATCTCGTGAAGCTTGCGGAGGAGCAGGTGCCGGTTGAAGAACGGCTGCTGGAGCGGGGACTGCAGACGCGGCAGCAATTGATCGCGGCGCAGCAGAAGGTGGTGGAACTGCAATCGACGGTGGAGAAGAATAAGGCGCAGCTCGTGGCGATCGATGCGGAGCGCTATGGGCTTGAGGCACAGCCGGAGACGAGCCGCCGCGACGCGAGGCTTCGTGTGGAAGAGCTTGAGCGGCAACTGCAGACGCTTGAGCAGCAGAAGACGCTGAGCACGCAGGTTACCTCGCCGTTCGATGGTGAGGTTGTTGAACTCAAGGTGTATGAGGGTTCTGAAGCGGTGGCCGGGACGCCTGTTCTTAGTTTGCAACCGGCGATTGGGCAGCTTGAGGTTGTGGCCTTTGTGCCGACGGGTGATGCGAAGCGCATTACCGCGGGCATGGCTGCGCAGGTGTCGCCGACGACCGTGAAGCGGGAAGAGGTTGGGTATCTGCGGGGCCGTGTGACGTATGTGTCGGACTTTCCCACTACGGATGCCGCGGCTATGAGGACCTTCGAGAATCAGTCGCTGGTGAATGCGCTCAAGACGCAGGGTGTAGCGAACGAGGTGCGGGTTGTGCTCGAGAAGGCGGACAACACGAGTGGTTATGCCTGGTCATCGAAGAAGACGCCGAACCAGATCATCAGCAGTGGAACCCTTTGCAGCGTGGAGGTGGTCACGCGGGAACGGCGTCCGATTGAGCTTGTGATGCCTTTCCTCAAGAGCTTCTTCAACCCCGACTAA
- a CDS encoding DinB family protein — MIWAEVEVHKAVGLDVGWAMRPRELAARLDRTAIHVFAASDRMNQSLIEHLDPEAWKAKPPGGGRTIVAIFTHVHNIRCKWVRLTAPHLTVPMQLNRARCTPEVARLALAESAARCSEMLGEALGEGGIETFRRDAWASAWPVGVEMLCYMLAHEAHHRGQVCLLAHQLGFPLAHEVVDGIWNWEKIWREGGVARGPGHAGES, encoded by the coding sequence TTGATCTGGGCTGAAGTAGAGGTTCACAAGGCTGTTGGGCTGGACGTAGGATGGGCCATGCGTCCACGGGAGCTTGCAGCTCGACTCGATCGAACGGCGATTCATGTGTTTGCGGCCAGCGATCGGATGAACCAGAGCCTGATCGAGCATCTCGATCCGGAGGCCTGGAAGGCGAAGCCGCCGGGCGGGGGCCGGACGATTGTGGCGATCTTTACGCATGTGCATAACATCCGTTGCAAGTGGGTCAGACTGACCGCTCCACATCTGACTGTGCCGATGCAGCTCAACCGGGCTCGGTGCACGCCGGAGGTGGCGCGGCTGGCGCTGGCGGAGAGCGCTGCCCGGTGCTCGGAGATGCTGGGGGAGGCTCTGGGTGAGGGTGGGATTGAGACGTTTCGCAGGGATGCGTGGGCTTCGGCGTGGCCGGTCGGAGTGGAGATGCTTTGCTACATGCTGGCGCACGAGGCGCATCACCGGGGGCAGGTTTGTCTGCTGGCGCATCAACTCGGATTTCCGCTGGCGCATGAGGTGGTGGATGGGATCTGGAACTGGGAGAAGATCTGGCGGGAGGGTGGCGTGGCTCGGGGACCGGGGCACGCAGGTGAATCGTGA
- a CDS encoding NHLP bacteriocin export ABC transporter permease/ATPase subunit produces MIAAPLVPMPLRMILNDSARAWTIVSGAVDLFLVDVAETVAQSSLDYLGTLDAGSLLLGVGGVLVDGFETTIMAQAASETMLQPIDLIEVDAEYLDSWITNISEWCAPGLAPSASVQVQAGKPVDTGEEGLTLIGSRSVIWLGGATAGLSLYAEAEDHSLAAVPVCRYLWAVAEGGQTLSSEATEQWLAKRRVDGRLIREMASVHAAMLAQRRKKRQRIEDKERGRFQDKVQRDGRVFAGALRELTRPLLPAGANHFEKSSRMSGALEACRAVGEVMGIPIHAPEHDIADEKTEQAIIRIASASGVRYRQVLLRDAWWKQDQGPMVGLTLNGVSAVALLPKNARSYVMLDPLSGTSVSMTEALSNSLDSHAYVLYRSFPNRKLTAKDILLFGLRNGKKDLTTILIVGMMSGLLAMAMPIATGVLFDDVIPEGQRNNLVQLSVILFSASIAMFLMNLGQSFATQRLEGRMESEMEAAVWDRLMNLPTTFFRRFTTGDLASRSLAINQIRQALTGTATSALLTGIFSVFSFALLFSYSVKLALAATGLAACAIVFSIISTLVTVRLDRRILAMQGKIAGRVAELLQGVAKFRVSGTEPRAFARWAHDYTWQKQNMLTAAKVSLATTLFNTVFPAATSILIYVLAANMARQDPSFSTGRFLAFNAAFGQFLGATLGFSAAMLSLVSIVPTYERAKPILEELPELKAEMKKPGALRGDIEVSHAHFRYEKDGPVILKDVSFSIRAGQYIALVGESGCGKSTLMRLLLGFEKPESGSIFYDGQDLAELDMQAVRRQIGVVLQAGKLMQANIHINIVGASLLTMDDAWAAAEAVGLGDDIRAMPMGMYTVINESGSGLSGGQRQRILIARSIVRRPRILFFDEATSALDNHTQSIVSRSLDAMQATRIVIAHRLSTIRHADVILVFKEGRLHESGTYEELVSQNGHFAELAKRQLA; encoded by the coding sequence ATGATCGCTGCTCCGCTGGTGCCGATGCCGCTCCGCATGATCCTGAACGATTCCGCGCGGGCCTGGACGATCGTCTCGGGAGCGGTTGATCTCTTCCTTGTAGATGTTGCCGAGACGGTTGCGCAGAGCAGCCTGGATTATCTTGGAACGCTTGACGCAGGTTCGCTTCTACTTGGCGTGGGCGGTGTGCTTGTCGACGGATTCGAGACGACCATCATGGCGCAGGCCGCTTCCGAGACCATGCTGCAGCCGATCGATCTTATCGAGGTCGATGCAGAGTATCTCGACTCCTGGATCACGAATATCTCTGAGTGGTGCGCGCCGGGGCTTGCCCCATCGGCCAGCGTGCAGGTGCAGGCCGGTAAGCCCGTCGATACTGGCGAGGAAGGGCTTACGCTGATTGGGAGTCGATCCGTAATTTGGCTCGGTGGCGCGACCGCAGGGCTTTCTCTTTATGCGGAGGCTGAGGATCACAGCCTCGCGGCTGTACCGGTTTGCCGCTATCTGTGGGCAGTTGCGGAAGGCGGCCAGACTCTTTCAAGCGAAGCCACGGAGCAGTGGCTCGCGAAGAGGCGCGTCGATGGCAGGCTTATTCGCGAGATGGCGTCCGTTCATGCCGCCATGCTTGCGCAGCGCAGGAAGAAGCGTCAGCGCATCGAAGACAAAGAGCGCGGACGCTTTCAGGATAAGGTTCAGCGCGATGGACGAGTGTTTGCCGGAGCGTTACGCGAACTTACTCGTCCGTTGCTGCCGGCGGGCGCGAATCACTTCGAGAAAAGCTCGAGGATGTCCGGAGCGCTTGAAGCATGCCGTGCCGTTGGGGAGGTCATGGGTATTCCTATTCATGCGCCGGAGCACGATATCGCCGACGAGAAAACGGAGCAGGCGATCATTCGTATCGCTTCGGCGTCCGGTGTGCGGTATCGACAGGTGCTACTGCGCGATGCGTGGTGGAAGCAGGATCAGGGGCCGATGGTTGGGCTTACGCTTAACGGCGTCTCGGCCGTCGCGCTGCTCCCGAAAAATGCGCGAAGCTATGTGATGCTCGATCCTCTTTCGGGTACAAGCGTGTCCATGACGGAGGCGCTTTCTAACTCGCTCGACTCGCACGCCTATGTGCTTTACCGCTCGTTCCCGAACCGCAAGCTGACGGCGAAGGACATCCTGCTCTTTGGCCTGCGAAACGGAAAGAAGGATCTGACCACGATCCTTATTGTTGGCATGATGAGCGGACTGCTGGCCATGGCGATGCCGATCGCAACCGGTGTCCTCTTCGACGACGTGATTCCCGAGGGCCAGCGGAATAACCTGGTGCAGCTTTCCGTCATCCTCTTCTCGGCTTCAATCGCAATGTTCCTCATGAATCTCGGCCAGAGCTTCGCTACGCAGCGTCTTGAAGGGCGGATGGAGTCGGAGATGGAAGCCGCGGTATGGGACCGGCTGATGAACCTGCCGACGACGTTCTTTCGCCGGTTTACTACGGGCGACCTCGCTTCCCGAAGTCTTGCGATCAACCAGATTCGCCAGGCGCTTACTGGAACGGCGACTTCCGCGCTGCTGACCGGCATCTTCTCCGTCTTCAGTTTTGCGCTGCTGTTTAGTTACAGCGTGAAGCTTGCTCTTGCCGCCACGGGCCTTGCCGCGTGCGCGATCGTCTTTTCGATCATCTCCACGCTTGTTACGGTACGGCTCGATCGGCGCATCCTCGCCATGCAGGGAAAAATTGCCGGCCGTGTTGCCGAGCTTCTGCAGGGCGTCGCGAAATTCCGTGTTTCCGGTACTGAACCACGCGCCTTCGCCCGCTGGGCGCACGATTACACGTGGCAGAAGCAGAACATGCTGACGGCTGCCAAGGTGTCTCTTGCGACGACGCTGTTCAATACCGTGTTTCCTGCCGCCACATCCATCCTGATCTACGTGCTTGCCGCGAATATGGCGCGCCAGGATCCAAGCTTCAGCACCGGGCGTTTTCTTGCCTTCAACGCAGCCTTTGGGCAATTTCTTGGAGCCACTCTGGGGTTCAGCGCCGCGATGCTCTCCCTTGTCAGCATCGTTCCAACATATGAACGTGCGAAGCCCATTCTCGAAGAGCTTCCTGAATTAAAGGCCGAGATGAAAAAGCCCGGTGCGCTTCGCGGCGACATCGAAGTTTCCCACGCGCACTTTCGTTACGAGAAGGACGGGCCGGTCATCCTGAAGGATGTCTCGTTCAGCATCCGCGCGGGGCAATATATCGCGCTGGTGGGCGAATCGGGATGCGGTAAGTCCACGCTGATGCGTTTACTGCTCGGCTTTGAGAAGCCCGAGAGTGGATCCATCTTCTATGACGGGCAGGATCTTGCGGAACTCGATATGCAAGCTGTGCGCCGGCAGATCGGCGTCGTGCTGCAGGCAGGAAAGCTCATGCAGGCTAACATCCACATCAACATCGTCGGCGCCTCGCTGCTTACCATGGATGATGCGTGGGCAGCCGCCGAGGCGGTCGGTCTCGGCGACGATATCCGCGCCATGCCGATGGGCATGTATACCGTCATCAATGAGAGCGGGAGCGGCCTCTCCGGAGGGCAGCGTCAGAGGATCCTGATTGCGCGGTCTATTGTGCGCCGGCCACGCATCCTCTTCTTCGACGAGGCGACCAGCGCGCTCGATAACCATACGCAATCTATTGTCAGCAGGAGCCTGGATGCCATGCAGGCTACGCGCATCGTCATTGCTCATCGCCTTAGTACCATCCGCCACGCCGACGTCATTCTTGTGTTCAAAGAAGGACGTTTGCATGAGAGCGGTACTTATGAAGAGTTAGTCAGCCAGAACGGGCACTTCGCTGAGCTTGCGAAGCGCCAACTCGCTTGA